The window TGGCACTGCACGAACTGCGCGCCGCGCGCGAGGCGATCCGCACCGACAAGCTGGAACCGGCCTTCAAGAACCTTTCACGGGTGTCGCGCATCCAGGCGCAGATGATCCAGTCTTGGGATGTGCTGTCGACGATGACGCCGGCCGACTACAGCAGCTTCCGCGAAGCATTGGGGCAGTCCTCGGGCTTCCAGTCTGCACAGTACCGCGAGCTGGAATTCATGCTCGGCAACAAGCTGGCGCAGCTGATCGAACCGCACCGGCACCGCGCCGATCTGGCGGCGCGACTGGATGCGGAGCTGGTCGCCCCCAGTCTGTATGACGAGGCGATTCGCCTGTTGGTCCGGCGCGGCTTCGAAATCGACGGCGCACTCCTGAAGCGGAATCTGCGTGAGCCGCACCGCAGCGACGCCACCGTCTTGGCCGCCTGGCTGGCGATCTATCAGGATTCAAAGCGCTACTGGGACTTGTACGAACTGGCCGAGAAACTGGTGGACCTCGAAGACTGGTTCCAGCAATGGCGCTTCCGCCACATGAACACCGTGCGCCGCATCATCGGTTTCAAGCGCGGCACCGGTGGCACCGCCGGCGTCGGCTATCTCAAGAGTGCACTCGATACCGTACTGTTTCCCGAACTGTGGGAAGTGCGGACGCAGCTATGAATCGCGAGGATTGCGAGGCCTTGGATCGGGAAGACCCGCTCCGCCCGTTTCGGGACCGATTCGAACTGCCGGCCGGGCTGATCTACCTGGACGGAAACTCCCTGGGCGCGCTGCCCAAGGCTACCGCCGCGCGTCTGGCCGATGTGAGCCGTCGCGAATGGGGACAGGACCTGATCGGCAGCTGGAACCGCAATGGCTGGGTCGATATCCCGCAGCGCGCCGGCGACCAGGGCGTGGTCGGCGATTTTCGCGCGCCGGACGTATTGCGATTCGGATTCACGCCGCTGTACACCCGCTATTGCGACGTTTGGGACGCGGCGGCTGCACTGAGCCGTGTGATGCGACAGGAAATATGGCGGCGCCCCGAATACCAGACCGGGCTTGTTGTGAGCTGAGTCTCGAACGGGCTCACGATCACCGTTTTCCCGAGCTGCTGATTGTGTCATCGCAAGGAGCGGCTCGATTTTTCGAGATTCAGGTCACAAAAACCGATTGAGCTACCCTTTCTACGGGATATACAAAGAAATCGTTCGTGTCCAGAATACCCCTTTCCTGCGACTCGACGGTCCCGCAGGGCGAGGGGGATTTTTGTGAGCGTGAGGAAATTTCGTCTGAGTGCCGCATTCGTTCCTTGGTCGTTGTCGGCCGGGCTGGCGGTCAGCATCGCATCCGCGCTGCTTTGGCCGACGCCGCGTGTCGCGGCCATGGAGAGTGCGGAACTGCGTGATGTGCGCTACGACCCACTCGAACGCATGCGCCTGCGTGACCGCAAGATCGACAATATCGAGGCCGTGATTCCGCCGCAGTGCTACACCAAGACGGAGGGCGTCTCGAATCCGTGCTGGACCTGCCACACCGATGCGAACGGTCAGAATTTCATGGCCGATGCCGGCCTACAGGAGGCCTATGCATTCAGCGAGGCCGGCATGACCAATCACTGGAGCAACCTTTTCGGCTCGGACCGTCGCCACGAGCTCGTCGATGCGATAAGCGATCGCGAGATCCTCGACTACATCAGGCAGGACAACTACAGCCCATTGCGCGAAGCACTCGCGGAGCGGTCGAAGTATTTGGGATGGCGCCCCGATATCGACTTGGCTCAGGGATTCGATGCTGAGGGCTTCGCGGTCGACGGAACTCAGTGGCGCGCATTTCGGTTCAAGCCCTTTCCGGGTACGTTCTGGCCCACCAACGGCTCGACCGACGACATTCTGATCCGCTTGCCGCAGCGGTTTCGGCAGACCGCGTCAGGCACTGATTCGCGAGAGATCTACAAGATCAACCTTGCGATTCTCGAACTCGCGATGACGCAGGACGAGCGTATCGGCAATGCCGCGGTTCAGCGAACCGTCGAGCCGCTGAACGAAGTGGTTGCCGGCCTGGATCTCGACGGCGACGGCACCCTCGAAACCCGGGTCACCCGTTTGCACGGACTGCCTGCCGCATACGTGGGAGCCGCAGGCGACGTGAAAGTGCGCCGCTACCAATATCCGCTGGGAACCGAGTTCGTACATACGGTTCGTTACATTGATCCCGATGAAGGATCACTGTTGAGTGCCCGGCTCAAGGAACTGCGCTACGCATCCAAGCGTTACGAGATCGGCGAGGCCATCACGCGCATTCGCTACGAGGCCGAACAGCGCGAAAAGGATGTCGGTGCACCGCCTCGCTTCGGCGGCAATGCGCAGACCGGGCTTATCAACAGCTTTGGTTGGTTGCTGCAAGGCTACATCGAGGACAGCGACGGACTGCTGCGGCTGCAGACGCGCGAAGAGCACATGTACTGCATGGGCTGCCATTCGACGCTTGGTGTAACGGTGGATCAGACCTTCGGATTTCCGCGCAAGGTGCCAGGGGCGGACGGATGGGCGCACCAGAACCTGGCCGGAATACAGGATGTTCCCCAGGTACGCCTGCCTCACGGGGAATATCGGACCTATTTCGAGCGCGTGCGCGGCGGCGACGAATTCAGAGCCAACGACGAATTGCTGGCGAGATTCTTCTCCGGTGGCGATCTCGACATGGCGCGCCTTCGCGCCGCTGGCCGCGAAGGCCATGGAGACATCCGCGATCTGATCGTTCCGTCCCGGCAGCGGGCGCTCGAACTGAACAAGGCCTATCGCGCCTTGGTGCTATTGCAGGACTTTGAACTGGGCCGCGATTTCGCTCTTGGTGATATCCAGAACGTTCATCGCAGGATCGAAAACGAGGAAACCGATCTGAACCGCACCGGACGTGTCTATCGCGATGGCCGGCTTTGGCTGAATTGGTGTGGATCTCCCGGATCCTGTCCGGATTCGAAGGAAATCGCCGTAAATCCATGAGCCTAAGCCCATGAAGCAGCAGAAGGGGTAACCGCTGTTGATTGCGACGGCGGAATGTCAGTCCGCGATTCAATCGTGGATATCGCAGAGAGATTGCAGTGAAGGAGATTGCAGTGAATAAGCATTTCAGCAGGGTTTTTGGGGGTCTGTCTTTGTGCCTGATTCTTGCGGCATGTGATGGGGGCAGCAACGGTGGCGGTATGGACGAGCCGCCACCGCCCGACGAAGGTGTCACGATTTCGGGCACGGTCGTGGATGGTCCGGTCGATGGTGCGACGGTCGTCGCCTATTCCGTGGAAAGCGGCGGTGGCGACGGCGCCGAACTCGGAACGGCCAGCACGTCCGCTGACGGCACGTTCTCTCTTGAACTGGATGCCGTTCCGACCGGCGCGGTACGCCTCAAATCCACGGGCGGCACCTATACCAGCGAAGCTGAAATCACCAAGACCTACTCCAGCCAGTTACTGAGCGTGATGCTGGACGAGGTTCCGGAAGCGGGCCTAAGTGACATCGTGATCACGCCCCTGACCACGCTGGTGGACAGTCGTGCCAGCGCGCTGCTGTCCGAAGCCAGCTCGGCCAAGGCGTTCTCCGAAGCTTCGGGCCAGGCCGAAGACGAAATCAAATCCTTGTACGGATTCTCGGGTGATGCCCCTGCGTTTTCCGGCCTCCGCCCGGACTTTCTGAGCGGTGCCGGAAACGGCGCGCACCTTGGCCTGGTGATTGGCTCGTTTCAGGAACTTGGCCGCCGCTCGGCGCGCGACCCGGGTGAAATCCTCAGAGCGATTGCGCAGGATCTGCGCGATGGCGAGCCCGACGGGCGCGATCACGAGGCGCCGGTTTTGTTCGGCGAGGAAGATCCCGCACCGATCACGCTCGCAACCTCGGATTTCCTGGGTGCCTTGTCGTCCTACATCGATCCGGCCAATCTGGCGACGATTCTGGCGGCCAACGATGTTGAACTCGATCCAGCGGTGGTCGAGGACGTCCGCGGTGCGATCGTCGAGGCGGCGCCCGAATCGGCTGCACTGCAGATCGGCTCCTCGGGCGCCGTTACGGTGATCACCTCGGCGGGGACACAGATTGTCTATATTGCCGCTCGCGAAAACGGGATCAAGGCGATCGACATGACCGATCCGGAGAATCCGGTTCTGCTGCCGCTGACCGAGCTCAACGAGTCCCTGGCGGCACTCGATACGCCACTCACCAATATCGGTGGTGTGATCGCGGTTCCTGGCGCGGCGACGCCACAGTTGGTGCTGTACGACTACAGTCAGGCGCGAGTCGTGCTCGCCGACGTGGCCGGCGAGACTGTGCTGGCGGACGTCAACTTGGCCGATTCCTTGGAGACCATCACGGGGTTCTCGGGGGGCAGCGCCTATATTTCCAGCGGCATTCCGGACCCGACCCGCGGTGTGGTGTGGCTGGCCACGGGTGATGGTTACTATCCGTTCGACTATTCCACCTTCGAACTGGGCACGCCGATCGACCTCGTCGGTGAGCAGCTGATCGCAGAGAATATCGGCGGCAACGCAGGCGCGGATTTGCTGTTCTCCCCGAATTACGGCGCCGGCAGCGGCGGCGGGCTGCAGTTGGTCAATCTCGTGGAGAAGCGTGCCTACGCCATGGACGACGATCAGTTCCAGGAACAATTCGCGGTACCCAACGGCGGCGAAGGCTACCCGTTCGGCATCGTCGATGCCGGTGCGGTCGACAGCACGTTCAATGTCGGCATTCTGACCGGCGAGGACACCTCGTACGTCGCATTTCTGGACATGAGCGACCCCGCCAGTTTTGTGTTTGATGACGACACGGAGACCTTCAGTATCAGCGACGCGACGCTAACGGTGGTGCTCGACACCCAGGATGAGAGCGCCTATCCGGTTCTCAGTGGTGCGGCGGTGGACTCCCAGACCCATCTCGCACTGTTCATGGCCGGGTATTCGACCACCATCATGGTTGGCGAACTCGACGATCCGATGAATCCGGCCGGCGATACCTGGGCCGGCATGACCGACTGGGCGGTGTACTCGCCGACGGGCAGCGAATACAGCTATTCGCGCGATCCGCACGCCGTCGGCGTGGTTCAGGCGATTGCCGATAGTCAGAGTTACGGGTTCCTGCTGTCGAGCGCTCCGGCCATCCTGATGATCGACATGGCCGCGTTTCTGGAACAGCCTCGTGTCGAGGTCGGCCATGCGCTCGCTGCCACGCCGTTCGATGGCGCCATCGTCAAGACCATTGCCATTGGCGGCACGCCTGCTCTGAAGCAGCAGCCGGCTCCGGAAACGCAGCGTGGCTTCGGCTTCACCTATCAGCAATGACTCGATTGAGTCGGTAGCGTGAAATGTGTGGTCGGGAAGGGGGCGCAGGCCCCCTTCCTCTTGTGAGCTTGAAAGCGCTCAGGCAGCCTTCAGTTTTCAGTTGGTATCAAGAGGTGGCGTCAACTTCGACGCGCTCGGCATTCAAGACATCCAAGTGAGACACCTTGCTAAGCCTGCCTGGCATTGCCTGCTGCTGTTCAGCCTCATCGCAGTGATGCCGAGTTGGGCGCAATCGATGCAGGCCGGCGCGTGCACGGCCAACGCCGCGCCTGGCGATGATCTACAGGCCGCCATCGACCGCGCAGGCAAGCAGGCCGACCCGGCCACGCTGTGCCTGGCCGCCGGCGAATACCTGCTGGATAATTTCGTC is drawn from Banduia mediterranea and contains these coding sequences:
- the kynA gene encoding tryptophan 2,3-dioxygenase — translated: MTSDTIGPDRGAGAHTDFSQAMSYGDYLQLDTLLAAQKPLSDRHDELLFVIIHQATELWLKLALHELRAAREAIRTDKLEPAFKNLSRVSRIQAQMIQSWDVLSTMTPADYSSFREALGQSSGFQSAQYRELEFMLGNKLAQLIEPHRHRADLAARLDAELVAPSLYDEAIRLLVRRGFEIDGALLKRNLREPHRSDATVLAAWLAIYQDSKRYWDLYELAEKLVDLEDWFQQWRFRHMNTVRRIIGFKRGTGGTAGVGYLKSALDTVLFPELWEVRTQL
- a CDS encoding carboxypeptidase-like regulatory domain-containing protein — protein: MNKHFSRVFGGLSLCLILAACDGGSNGGGMDEPPPPDEGVTISGTVVDGPVDGATVVAYSVESGGGDGAELGTASTSADGTFSLELDAVPTGAVRLKSTGGTYTSEAEITKTYSSQLLSVMLDEVPEAGLSDIVITPLTTLVDSRASALLSEASSAKAFSEASGQAEDEIKSLYGFSGDAPAFSGLRPDFLSGAGNGAHLGLVIGSFQELGRRSARDPGEILRAIAQDLRDGEPDGRDHEAPVLFGEEDPAPITLATSDFLGALSSYIDPANLATILAANDVELDPAVVEDVRGAIVEAAPESAALQIGSSGAVTVITSAGTQIVYIAARENGIKAIDMTDPENPVLLPLTELNESLAALDTPLTNIGGVIAVPGAATPQLVLYDYSQARVVLADVAGETVLADVNLADSLETITGFSGGSAYISSGIPDPTRGVVWLATGDGYYPFDYSTFELGTPIDLVGEQLIAENIGGNAGADLLFSPNYGAGSGGGLQLVNLVEKRAYAMDDDQFQEQFAVPNGGEGYPFGIVDAGAVDSTFNVGILTGEDTSYVAFLDMSDPASFVFDDDTETFSISDATLTVVLDTQDESAYPVLSGAAVDSQTHLALFMAGYSTTIMVGELDDPMNPAGDTWAGMTDWAVYSPTGSEYSYSRDPHAVGVVQAIADSQSYGFLLSSAPAILMIDMAAFLEQPRVEVGHALAATPFDGAIVKTIAIGGTPALKQQPAPETQRGFGFTYQQ